One segment of Brassica napus cultivar Da-Ae chromosome C3, Da-Ae, whole genome shotgun sequence DNA contains the following:
- the LOC106439248 gene encoding protein FLOWERING LOCUS D isoform X1 → MNPPDNNQDNAPSLPHSQLPTLPPQSNSNPNPDPTSTSNPSFEQIVSFSAPKKRRRGRSQRSTSSFHTLPSAGGILPNIDAPRSNPGIGDEIITINKDATTEALLALTAGFPADSLTEEEIDFGVVPVVGGIEQVNYILIRNHIISKWRENISSWIAKESFLDSIPNHCISLLDSAYDYLVLHGYINFGISQAVKDKVPPAQQPSKTSVVIVGAGLSGLAAARQLLRFGFKVTVLEGRKRPGGRVYTKRMEGNRVEAAADLGGSVLTGTLGNPLGIIARQLGCSLYKVRDKCPLYRVDGKPVDPDLDMKVEGAFNRLLDKASKLRQLMGDVSMDVSLGAALETFRQVYGDATEEMSLFNWHLANLEYANAGLVSKLSLAFWDQDDPYDMGGDHCFLPGGNGRLVHALAENVPILYEKTVQTIRYGADGVKVTAGHQVYEGDMVLCTVPLGVLKNGSIKFVPELPQRKLDCVKRLGFGLLNKVAMLFPFVFWGTDLDTFGHLTEDPTNRGEFFLFYSYAQVAGGPLLIALVAGEAAHKFETMPPTDAVTRVLQILRGMYEPQGINVPDPIQTVCTRWGGDPFSFGSYSNVAVGASGDDYDILAESVGDGRLFFAGEATTRRYPATMHGAFVTGLREAANMAQSAKSRGIRKRIDRNPSKNPHACATLLADLFRDPDLEFGSFSIIFSRRNPDPKSPAILRVTLSEPCKRNDDPVADQYSNKILFQQLQSHFNQQQQIQVYTLLTRQQALDLREVRGGDEKRIYYLCETLGVKLVGRKGLGIGADSVIASIKAERTGRKPASSGTKSGMLKVKSGALKRKLIRRIKGPVPLNQSSIGDSETIRQESLGNGKASEQTTIVEAIGSSSTREESKWLGTGVASSSGGSLHGETMKR, encoded by the exons ATGAATCCCCCGGATAACAACCAAGACAATGCTCCGTCTCTACCCCACTCTCAGCTCCCCACTCTCCCTCCACAATCGAACTCAAATCCCAACCCAGACCCAACCTCAACCTCCAACCCTAGCTTCGAGCAAATTGTCTCCTTCTCCGCTCCAAAGAAGCGAAGAAGAGGCCGATCTCAGCGCTCAACGTCGTCGTTTCACACTCTCCCCAGCGCGGGAGGAATCCTCCCCAACATAGACGCCCCCAGATCAAACCCAGGGATAGGCGACGAGATCATCACGATCAACAAGGACGCCACCACGGAGGCTCTCCTCGCTCTCACCGCCGGCTTCCCAGCCGATTCCCTCACCGAGGAGGAGATCGACTTCGGCGTGGTCCCCGTCGTCGGAGGAATCGAGCAGGTGAACTACATTTTGATCAGGAACCACATCATCTCCAAATGGAGAGAGAATATCTCCAGCTGGATCGCAAAGGAATCTTTTCTAGATTCGATTCCTAACCACTGCATAAGTCTGTTAGACTCTGCTTACGACTACTTGGTTCTACACGGATACATCAACTTCGGGATATCCCAGGCGGTTAAAGACAAGGTTCCTCCTGCTCAGCAGCCAAGCAAGACTAGCGTCGTTATAGTGGGAGCTGGATTGTCTGGTTTAGCCGCGGCGAGGCAGTTACTGAGGTTCGGGTTTAAAGTAACCGTTTTGGAAGGTAGGAAGCGGCCTGGCGGGAGGGTTTATACTAAGAGGATGGAAGGGAATAGAGTGGAGGCGGCGGCGGATTTGGGAGGGAGTGTTTTGACCGGGACGTTAGGGAATCCGTTAGGGATTATAGCGAGGCAGTTAGGTTGTTCTCTTTACAAGGTGAGAGATAAGTGTCCTCTTTATAGGGTTGATGGTAAACCGGTTGATCCGGATTTGGATATGAAGGTGGAGGGGGCTTTTAACCGGCTTTTGGATAAGGCTAGTAAGCTTAGGCAGCTGATGGGTGATGTTTCGATGGATGTGTCGCTTGGTGCGGCGCTCGAGACGTTCAGGCAAGTTTATGGGGATGCTACTGAGGAGATGAGTTTGTTTAATTGGCATCTTGCTAACTTGGAGTATGCGAATGCGGGTTTGGTGTCTAAGCTCTCTCTTGCGTTCTGGGATCAAGATGACCCTTACGATATGGGTGGGGATCATTGCTTTTTGCCTGGAGGGAATGGGAGGCTGGTTCATGCTTTGGCGGAGAATGTACCGATCTTGTATGAGAAGACTGTTCAGACGATCAGATACGGTGCGGATGGTGTGAAGGTAACAGCTGGACATCAAGTGTATGAAGGTGATATGGTGCTGTGTACTGTTCCCCTTGGTGTTCTTAAGAACGGATCCATCAAATTTGTGCCGGAGTTGCCTCAGAGGAAGCTTGATTGTGTAAAGAGACTAGGTTTTGGGTTGTTGAATAAAGTTGCAATGCTGTTTCCGTTTGTGTTTTGGGGCACGGATCTTGATACCTTTGGACATCTTACTGAGGATCCAACCAATAGAGGTGAGTTCTTCCTCTTCTATAGCTATGCGCAAGTTGCAGGTGGTCCTCTGTTGATCGCGTTGGTTGCGGGAGAAGCTGCTCATAAGTTCGAGACAATGCCGCCCACTGATGCAGTGACTCGTGTTCTTCAGATTCTTAGGG GTATGTATGAGCCACAAGGAATAAATGTTCCTGATCCAATTCAAACGGTCTGCACCAGATGGGGAGGGGATCCATTCAGTTTCGGATCTTACTCCAACGTTGCAGTGGGAGCTTCAGGTGATGATTACGACATATTAGCAGAAAGTGTGGGAGATGGGAGGCTTTTCTTTGCCGGTGAAGCCACGACAAGGCGGTACCCTGCAACCATGCACGGAGCTTTCGTTACCGGTCTGCGAGAAGCTGCAAACATGGCTCAGTCAGCAAAGTCCCGAGGCATAAGGAAGAGAATCGATAGGAACCCTTCGAAGAACCCTCACGCTTGCGCTACCCTTCTTGCAGATTTGTTCAGGGACCCTGATCTGGAGTTTGGGAGTTTCTCCATAATCTTTAGCCGGAGGAATCCAGACCCGAAGTCTCCTGCGATTTTGAGGGTGACGCTGAGCGAGCCTTGTAAGAGGAACGACGACCCAGTAGCGGATCAGTACTCGAACAAGATACTGTTTCAGCAGCTTCAGTCTCATTTCAATCAGCAGCAACAGATTCAGGTGTATACGTTGTTGACTAGACAGCAGGCTCTTGACTTGAGAGAAGTCAGAGGTGGTGATGAAAAGAGGATTTACTATCTATGTGAGACACTTGGAGTGAAGCTTGTGGGAAGAAAAGGTCTAGGAATTGGAGCTGATTCCGTTATCGCTTCTATTAAAGCTGAGCGAACCGGTCGCAAGCCAGCATCATCAGGCACAAAATCTG GTATGCTAAAGGTGAAATCCGGTGCTCTGAAGCGGAAGCTGATCAG AAGGATTAAAGGACCGGTGCCGCTGAATCAAAGTAGTATTGGCGACTCGGAGACTATAAGACAAGAGTCTTTAGGGAATGGGAAAGCATCTGAGCAAACGACAATAGTAGAGGCGATAGGAAGCAGCAGCACGCGAGAGGAAAGCAAATGGTTGGGGACAGGAGTTGCATCAAGTTCTG GTGGTTCCTTGCATGGAGAGACTATGAAAAGATGA
- the LOC106439248 gene encoding protein FLOWERING LOCUS D isoform X2 has protein sequence MNPPDNNQDNAPSLPHSQLPTLPPQSNSNPNPDPTSTSNPSFEQIVSFSAPKKRRRGRSQRSTSSFHTLPSAGGILPNIDAPRSNPGIGDEIITINKDATTEALLALTAGFPADSLTEEEIDFGVVPVVGGIEQVNYILIRNHIISKWRENISSWIAKESFLDSIPNHCISLLDSAYDYLVLHGYINFGISQAVKDKVPPAQQPSKTSVVIVGAGLSGLAAARQLLRFGFKVTVLEGRKRPGGRVYTKRMEGNRVEAAADLGGSVLTGTLGNPLGIIARQLGCSLYKVRDKCPLYRVDGKPVDPDLDMKVEGAFNRLLDKASKLRQLMGDVSMDVSLGAALETFRQVYGDATEEMSLFNWHLANLEYANAGLVSKLSLAFWDQDDPYDMGGDHCFLPGGNGRLVHALAENVPILYEKTVQTIRYGADGVKVTAGHQVYEGDMVLCTVPLGVLKNGSIKFVPELPQRKLDCVKRLGFGLLNKVAMLFPFVFWGTDLDTFGHLTEDPTNRGEFFLFYSYAQVAGGPLLIALVAGEAAHKFETMPPTDAVTRVLQILRGMYEPQGINVPDPIQTVCTRWGGDPFSFGSYSNVAVGASGDDYDILAESVGDGRLFFAGEATTRRYPATMHGAFVTGLREAANMAQSAKSRGIRKRIDRNPSKNPHACATLLADLFRDPDLEFGSFSIIFSRRNPDPKSPAILRVTLSEPCKRNDDPVADQYSNKILFQQLQSHFNQQQQIQVYTLLTRQQALDLREVRGGDEKRIYYLCETLGVKLVGRKGLGIGADSVIASIKAERTGRKPASSGTKSGMLKVKSGALKRKLIRIKGPVPLNQSSIGDSETIRQESLGNGKASEQTTIVEAIGSSSTREESKWLGTGVASSSGGSLHGETMKR, from the exons ATGAATCCCCCGGATAACAACCAAGACAATGCTCCGTCTCTACCCCACTCTCAGCTCCCCACTCTCCCTCCACAATCGAACTCAAATCCCAACCCAGACCCAACCTCAACCTCCAACCCTAGCTTCGAGCAAATTGTCTCCTTCTCCGCTCCAAAGAAGCGAAGAAGAGGCCGATCTCAGCGCTCAACGTCGTCGTTTCACACTCTCCCCAGCGCGGGAGGAATCCTCCCCAACATAGACGCCCCCAGATCAAACCCAGGGATAGGCGACGAGATCATCACGATCAACAAGGACGCCACCACGGAGGCTCTCCTCGCTCTCACCGCCGGCTTCCCAGCCGATTCCCTCACCGAGGAGGAGATCGACTTCGGCGTGGTCCCCGTCGTCGGAGGAATCGAGCAGGTGAACTACATTTTGATCAGGAACCACATCATCTCCAAATGGAGAGAGAATATCTCCAGCTGGATCGCAAAGGAATCTTTTCTAGATTCGATTCCTAACCACTGCATAAGTCTGTTAGACTCTGCTTACGACTACTTGGTTCTACACGGATACATCAACTTCGGGATATCCCAGGCGGTTAAAGACAAGGTTCCTCCTGCTCAGCAGCCAAGCAAGACTAGCGTCGTTATAGTGGGAGCTGGATTGTCTGGTTTAGCCGCGGCGAGGCAGTTACTGAGGTTCGGGTTTAAAGTAACCGTTTTGGAAGGTAGGAAGCGGCCTGGCGGGAGGGTTTATACTAAGAGGATGGAAGGGAATAGAGTGGAGGCGGCGGCGGATTTGGGAGGGAGTGTTTTGACCGGGACGTTAGGGAATCCGTTAGGGATTATAGCGAGGCAGTTAGGTTGTTCTCTTTACAAGGTGAGAGATAAGTGTCCTCTTTATAGGGTTGATGGTAAACCGGTTGATCCGGATTTGGATATGAAGGTGGAGGGGGCTTTTAACCGGCTTTTGGATAAGGCTAGTAAGCTTAGGCAGCTGATGGGTGATGTTTCGATGGATGTGTCGCTTGGTGCGGCGCTCGAGACGTTCAGGCAAGTTTATGGGGATGCTACTGAGGAGATGAGTTTGTTTAATTGGCATCTTGCTAACTTGGAGTATGCGAATGCGGGTTTGGTGTCTAAGCTCTCTCTTGCGTTCTGGGATCAAGATGACCCTTACGATATGGGTGGGGATCATTGCTTTTTGCCTGGAGGGAATGGGAGGCTGGTTCATGCTTTGGCGGAGAATGTACCGATCTTGTATGAGAAGACTGTTCAGACGATCAGATACGGTGCGGATGGTGTGAAGGTAACAGCTGGACATCAAGTGTATGAAGGTGATATGGTGCTGTGTACTGTTCCCCTTGGTGTTCTTAAGAACGGATCCATCAAATTTGTGCCGGAGTTGCCTCAGAGGAAGCTTGATTGTGTAAAGAGACTAGGTTTTGGGTTGTTGAATAAAGTTGCAATGCTGTTTCCGTTTGTGTTTTGGGGCACGGATCTTGATACCTTTGGACATCTTACTGAGGATCCAACCAATAGAGGTGAGTTCTTCCTCTTCTATAGCTATGCGCAAGTTGCAGGTGGTCCTCTGTTGATCGCGTTGGTTGCGGGAGAAGCTGCTCATAAGTTCGAGACAATGCCGCCCACTGATGCAGTGACTCGTGTTCTTCAGATTCTTAGGG GTATGTATGAGCCACAAGGAATAAATGTTCCTGATCCAATTCAAACGGTCTGCACCAGATGGGGAGGGGATCCATTCAGTTTCGGATCTTACTCCAACGTTGCAGTGGGAGCTTCAGGTGATGATTACGACATATTAGCAGAAAGTGTGGGAGATGGGAGGCTTTTCTTTGCCGGTGAAGCCACGACAAGGCGGTACCCTGCAACCATGCACGGAGCTTTCGTTACCGGTCTGCGAGAAGCTGCAAACATGGCTCAGTCAGCAAAGTCCCGAGGCATAAGGAAGAGAATCGATAGGAACCCTTCGAAGAACCCTCACGCTTGCGCTACCCTTCTTGCAGATTTGTTCAGGGACCCTGATCTGGAGTTTGGGAGTTTCTCCATAATCTTTAGCCGGAGGAATCCAGACCCGAAGTCTCCTGCGATTTTGAGGGTGACGCTGAGCGAGCCTTGTAAGAGGAACGACGACCCAGTAGCGGATCAGTACTCGAACAAGATACTGTTTCAGCAGCTTCAGTCTCATTTCAATCAGCAGCAACAGATTCAGGTGTATACGTTGTTGACTAGACAGCAGGCTCTTGACTTGAGAGAAGTCAGAGGTGGTGATGAAAAGAGGATTTACTATCTATGTGAGACACTTGGAGTGAAGCTTGTGGGAAGAAAAGGTCTAGGAATTGGAGCTGATTCCGTTATCGCTTCTATTAAAGCTGAGCGAACCGGTCGCAAGCCAGCATCATCAGGCACAAAATCTG GTATGCTAAAGGTGAAATCCGGTGCTCTGAAGCGGAAGCTGATCAG GATTAAAGGACCGGTGCCGCTGAATCAAAGTAGTATTGGCGACTCGGAGACTATAAGACAAGAGTCTTTAGGGAATGGGAAAGCATCTGAGCAAACGACAATAGTAGAGGCGATAGGAAGCAGCAGCACGCGAGAGGAAAGCAAATGGTTGGGGACAGGAGTTGCATCAAGTTCTG GTGGTTCCTTGCATGGAGAGACTATGAAAAGATGA
- the BNAC03G36520D gene encoding uncharacterized protein BNAC03G36520D isoform X1 — translation MSSSSLLRFGISRPSSSYKKLVSSHFFGFATSSLSWANNTPHHTKLKQKQKQKLRVKGSAQEIPQTLEEDSKFVPLDPQDPVFGPPVLLLLGFQIHEAQKVIYKLETELHITHSKYFRVFELIYHLVMQIQELLKELDGEFMKIMFCTEDMIPRSLWEAVNTRQTDLKRVKIAESLPRICFLSGLTGEEMMMFIDAFPETGLEPAVFAAMVPNSADKPISELMEEIMGDHELLTGSGSSSGKAL, via the exons ATGTCGTCGTCTTCTTTGCTGCGGTTTGGAATCTCAAGGCCGTCTTCTTCTTATAAGAAATTAGTAAGCTCTCACTTCTTTGGGTTCGCTACGTCTTCTTTGTCATGGGCAAACAACACACCTCACCACACAAAGCTCaagcaaaagcaaaagcaaaagctCCGTGTTAAAGGTTCAGCTCAAGAGATTCCCCAGACACTAGAAGAAGATTCGAAGTTTGTACCTTTGGATCCTCAAGATCCTGTGTTCGGCCCTCCT GTTTTGCTGTTGCTTGGCTTTCAAATTCATGAAGCACAGAAGGTAATATATAAACTGGAAACAGAGTTACATATCACACACAGCAAATATTTTCGAGTCTTTGAATTAATCTATCATCTTGTAATGCAGATACAAGAGCTTCTTAAGGAGCTCGATGGTGAATTCATGAAG ATTATGTTCTGTACAGAAGATATGATCCCACGTTCGTTATGGGAAGCAGTTAACACAAGACAGACTGACCTGAAGAGAGTGAAA ATAGCGGAGTCGCTGCCCCGAATCTGCTTCTTATCTGGTTTGACAGGGGAAGAGATGATGATGTTCATTGATGCATTTCCAGAAACTG GGCTAGAACCAGCTGTGTTTGCAGCTATGGTTCCGAACAGCGCTGATAAACCCATCTCGGAGTTGATGGAAGAAATCATGGGCGATCATGAGTTGTTG ACCGGGAGCGGTTCCAGCTCTGGAAAGGCTCTGTAA
- the BNAC03G36520D gene encoding uncharacterized protein BNAC03G36520D isoform X2, with the protein MSSSSLLRFGISRPSSSYKKLVSSHFFGFATSSLSWANNTPHHTKLKQKQKQKLRVKGSAQEIPQTLEEDSKFVPLDPQDPVFGPPVLLLLGFQIHEAQKIQELLKELDGEFMKIMFCTEDMIPRSLWEAVNTRQTDLKRVKIAESLPRICFLSGLTGEEMMMFIDAFPETGLEPAVFAAMVPNSADKPISELMEEIMGDHELLTGSGSSSGKAL; encoded by the exons ATGTCGTCGTCTTCTTTGCTGCGGTTTGGAATCTCAAGGCCGTCTTCTTCTTATAAGAAATTAGTAAGCTCTCACTTCTTTGGGTTCGCTACGTCTTCTTTGTCATGGGCAAACAACACACCTCACCACACAAAGCTCaagcaaaagcaaaagcaaaagctCCGTGTTAAAGGTTCAGCTCAAGAGATTCCCCAGACACTAGAAGAAGATTCGAAGTTTGTACCTTTGGATCCTCAAGATCCTGTGTTCGGCCCTCCT GTTTTGCTGTTGCTTGGCTTTCAAATTCATGAAGCACAGAAG ATACAAGAGCTTCTTAAGGAGCTCGATGGTGAATTCATGAAG ATTATGTTCTGTACAGAAGATATGATCCCACGTTCGTTATGGGAAGCAGTTAACACAAGACAGACTGACCTGAAGAGAGTGAAA ATAGCGGAGTCGCTGCCCCGAATCTGCTTCTTATCTGGTTTGACAGGGGAAGAGATGATGATGTTCATTGATGCATTTCCAGAAACTG GGCTAGAACCAGCTGTGTTTGCAGCTATGGTTCCGAACAGCGCTGATAAACCCATCTCGGAGTTGATGGAAGAAATCATGGGCGATCATGAGTTGTTG ACCGGGAGCGGTTCCAGCTCTGGAAAGGCTCTGTAA
- the LOC106389087 gene encoding serine carboxypeptidase-like 49 — translation MEKLTFLLHIVVFIACAYPSSSSTLLNDRSFEISNLPLSRAEKLIRELNLFPKLDVNVIDVTDSTLASAEEEVPSIVERSFRFPNIISDGGATVEDLGHHAGYFKLPKSQGARMFYFFFESRKKKDAPVVIWLTGGPGCSSELAMFYENGPFKIDKNMSLAWNEYGWDQASNLLYVDQPVGTGFSYTTDKSDIRHDETGVSDDLYDFLQAFFAEHPELANKDFYITGESYAGHYIPAFAARVHKGNRANEGVHVNLKGFAIGNGLTDPAIQYPAYPDYALEMGLITQAEHDRLEKIVPLCELSIKLCGTDGTTSCLASYLVCNTLFTGVMKHAGGVNHYDIRKKCEGSLCYDFSNMEKFLNLQSVRKSLGVGDIEFVSCSTSVYQAMLQDWMRNLEVGIPTLLEDGINLLVYAGEYDLICNWLGNSRWVNAMEWSGKENFKASKEVPFVVDGKEAGKLKSYGQLSFLKVHDAGHMVPMDQPKAALEMLKGWMENSLTGVDAVTTSTTTEGEDLVAQM, via the exons atggAGAAACTAACTTTCCTCCTGCACATCGTCGTCTTCATCGCTTGCGCATATCCATCTTCCTCTTCCACTCTCTTGAACGATCGGAGCTTCGAGATATCGAACTTGCCGTTATCGCGCGCGGAGAAGCTGATCCGAGAGCTCAACCTCTTCCCGAAGCTCGACGTGAACGTGATCGATGTCACCGATTCGACTCTCGCTTCCGCGGAGGAAGAGGTACCTTCGATTGTTGAACGGAGCTTCAGATTCCCGAACATTATCTCCGACGGAGGCGCCACCGTCGAGGATTTAGGTCATCATGCCGGTTACTTCAAACTCCCGAAATCTCAGGGCGCAAG GATGTTTTACTTCTTCTTTGAGTCGCGCAAGAAGAAGGATGCGCCTGTGGTGATTTGGCTGACGGGAGGGCCTGGATGTAGCAGTGAATTGGCTATGTTCTATGAGAACGGTCCTTTCAAGATTGATAAGAACATGTCTCTTGCTTGGAATGAGTATGGATGGGACCAG GCTTCCAATCTACTGTATGTTGACCAGCCTGTTGGAACTGGTTTCAGCTACACCACTGACAAAAGTGATATCCGTCATGATGAAACTGGAGTCAGCGATGATCTGTATGACTTTCTGCAG GCATTCTTTGCTGAGCACCCTGAGCTGGCAAACAAAGACTTTTACATAACGGGAGAGTCATATGCTGGCCACTACATTCCGGCGTTTGCTGCCAGAGTCCATAAAGGAAACAGGGCTAATGAGGGAGTTCATGTTAACCTTAAG GGATTCGCCATTGGAAATGGCCTTACAGATCCTGCAATCCAATACCCAGCCTATCCTGACTATGCGTTGGAAATGGGCTTAATTACGCAAGCAGAGCATGATCGCTTAGAAAAAATTGTGCCACTGTGCGAACTATCCATTAAGCTTTGTG gaacTGATGGAACAACTTCTTGTTTGGCGTCATATCTTGTTTGCAACACCTTGTTCACTGGTGTAATGAAACATGCTGGTGGAGTAAAC cattaCGACATCAGGAAGAAGTGCGAGGGGAGTTTATGCTACGACTTCTCAAACATGGAGAAATTCTTGAATCTGCAATCAGTGAGAAAGTCGCTTGGTGTTGGGGACATAGAGTTCGTCTCCTGTAGTACAAGTGTCTATCAGGCAATGCTACAAGACTGGATGAGGAATCTCGAGGTTGGGATTCCCACGCTCTTGGAAGATGGAATCAACCTTCTCGTGTACGCAGGAGAATATGATCTCATCTGCAACTGGCTCG GTAACTCGAGGTGGGTGAATGCAATGGAGTGGTCAGGGAAAGAGAACTTCAAGGCGAGTAAGGAAGTACCCTTTGTGGTTGATGGTAAAGAAGCAGGCAAGTTAAAGAGTTATGGACAACTCAGTTTCCTCAAG GTGCACGATGCGGGGCACATGGTTCCAATGGACCAGCCAAAAGCTGCGCTGGAAATGTTGAAGGGATGGATGGAGAATTCGCTTACTGGAGTAGATGCTGTGACTACTAGTACCACTACAGAAGGAGAGGATTTGGTTGCTCAGATGTGA